The DNA region AAGAGGACGGTTGGTACAAACATTTCTCATTATGATTGGATATTTCGTAGCTATAAAGATCGCTAAAAAAAGCTAAGTAATATGTATTACCATTTCCTTTAAGTGATTCAATGAAACTCAATCTTCCCGGCTCTGAAGCCTTCCTGATGGTCGCTGAAAGCGCGCACAATGCGGATATGTATTATGCCACCGGGTTCCTGGCTGTTGATTCTTTCATATACCTGAATTCTGAAAGTGAAAAGCTGCTTGTCTCGGATATGGAAAAGGGGAGGGCAAAGAATGAATCAAGGGTCAAGGATGTGATTTCATCCTCTAAATACGGGATAATGGAAAAAATAAGGAAATCCAGGGATGCGGAAGCTGCTTACTGTGAGATGATCTGTGAATTCCTGCGATCTGAGAACTTAAAACGGATCGCGGTGCCATATAATTTTCCAGTGCATCTTGCGGATTGCATGAGAAAGGAAGGTTTTGATGTAATACCTATAAAAAGTCCTTTTCGCGATATGCGGGAGGTGAAAAAAGAGTATGAGATCAGAGCCATCGAAAAAGCCCAGAGGGCGGGGGAAAAGGCACTGGCAGAGGGCATAGGGGCCATAAAAAAAGCAAGGATAAAGAACGGGACGCTGTGGGGGGAGAATGTCCCCCTGAGAACGGAGGATGTCGGGGCAATGATAGAAATGTCTCTCCTCTCGCAGGGCTGCGAAGCGGGGGATATCATAATCGCCTGCGGGAAAGGAAGCAGCGACCCGCACTGGCAGGGGGAAGGTGAACTGCTCGCAGATGAACCCATAGTCATAGACATGGTACCGCGCACAAAAAAAGAGCGATATTATTCGGATATGACAAGGACCGTGATGCGCGGTGCGCCGGCTGAGGAATTCAGGGACATGTATTCGGCCGTGAAACAGGCTCAGGTTGCCGCCCTGGCCAAGATAAAAGCAGGTGTGAACGGAAGCGATATACACAATATCGTATGCGATGTGCTGGAAGAGAGAGGGTATGAGACTGGAAGGGGAAAAAGTGGTGAATTCACAGAAGGTTTTATCCACTCGACAGGGCATGGCGTGGGACTTGATATCCATGAAGGCCCGAACCTGGGCGAGAGCGGGAAGGAATTAAAAGCAGGCGCCGTGGTCACAGTTGAACCCGGCTTATATTACAAAAAAATAGGTGGGGTGAGGCTTGAGGACGTGGTTGTTGTGACCCGGAGCGGATGCAAGAATTTAACTATGTTCGAGAAGAATCTGGTGCTGGAATGAAAGAGACAGAAGAAAATGTAGAGAAATACCGGCGAGCAGGGAAAATCCTGTCCGAGGTCCGCGCGCAGGCCATGAAAAAGGTGGAAGAGGGCGCAAGTTTGCTTTCGGTCGCAGAGTTCACTGAGAACCTGATAAGGGAGAAAGGAGGAGAACCAGCGTTCCCTGTTAATATTTCCCGAAATGATGAAGCCGCACATTCAACCCCGTCTTTTAACGATAAGGCAGTTTTTGGGAAGGATATGGTGAAGCTGGATATCGGGGTGCATATCGATGGCTACATTGCGGATACCGCAGTAACGGTCGATCTCTCCGGCAATCCGGAACTCGTGAAGGCAGCCGAGACAGCGCTCTCGGATGCGCTGAAATTCATCCACGCGGGGGTCAATACATCTGATATAGGAGGCGTTATAGAGAATGCTATAACATCATTTGGATACAAACCAATAATCAATCTAACAGGTCATGGTCTTGCGCAGTACATCCAGCATGCACCACCATCTATTCCCAACAAGAAGCTGCCGCATGGCGTGGAGCTTGAAGAAGGTGACATAGTTGCCATTGAGCCCTTCGCTACTGACGGCGGAGGAAAAATTTACGATGCCGGGAATGCCGAGATATATCATCTCGTCTCGAATAGGCCTGTCCGGCTTCCGGCGGCCAGGGCATTGCTGCAGAAGATAGAGACTTATAAGACCCTGCCCTTTGCAAAAAGATGGCTCGGGGACCGGATCGATTTTGCAATGCTTGCTCTTGTCAAGGCGAATATCATTCAGCCCTATCCCATATTGAAAGAGATCGAAGGCGGGCTTATTTCCCAGGCCGAGCATACGATCATAGTTACAGCGGACGGATGCGAGGTAATCACGGGATGAAGATCTTTTTTGCGATCGCGCTTATAGTTCTGACAGCCGGGACAGCAAGCGCAGGGCATCTATGGGTAAACAATATCACCATAAATGAGCACAACATGACATGGAGTTACACGGAGACTCTTTCGGGCATGGATTCTATGTCTTACAGGATAGGTATAGATACTGAGCTTGGAAATAATGACAGCTTTGTCAATGCCTGGGAGTTGCTTTTGGCTGACAAAGAGATACGTAAGGATATTCGAAAGTCAATCGACAGCGAACTTGATGTCAGGATAAATAATCATACCTCTGGTATCGAGGTGTTCGATGTGGATTCGAAATTATCACCGAATATCATCGGGAAAACCCATGTTACCGATATTATTGTAAATAAATACGATGTAACCTACAGGTTCAAGGACAGCATATTCAATGCAAACAGTATCTGGTTCCTCGGGCAGGCAAAATCCCCGATTACCATCAGCATGCCTGCCGGGGTTGATGCAGCAAACACCAGGGGGATGGATAATGTCACTAAGAATGTCACAGATCATACGGAGTTAGCGGGATTTTTTAAACAGGTATCCAGGGACAGGGGAGAGGTTTTGGTGAATATTACAAGGAATATGTCTGCTAAAGTCGTAAATGTTTCTTCTCAGGCATCTGATAACATAACAGCAACCAATGCCACAAAGCCAGTGACAGTAATGGTATCAAAGATGAGGGATACAACCTTGGTTATTGCAGGGGTGGTAATAATTTTATTGATATATATTTTTAAAGTAAAAAGACGGTAGTTCGTGGAAAAAGAGTTTTGGGATTAGTTATTAATGACCCGGGATAAACGTACTATAAAATTCACGAAACCTGTTATTTCAAATAAAGAGGGAATGCAGCTTGCCACCCCTGAAATTGTTGCAGGATACATTGCGAAGCGGTTAAAGACCGATATAATCGCAGACCTGGGATGCGGGATCGGGGGACAGGTTATTTTTCTGGCGAGGGAATGCAGAAAGGTCTATGCCGTAGAGAGGAATCCCGATAAGCTTGAGTACGCAAGAAGGAACTGTGAACTCTACAATGTGAAGAATGTGGAATTCATACTGGGTGATGCCCTTTCAAGGAGCACGAAAGAGAAAGTGTGGGATGCAAACATCGTCTTTTCTGATCCGGCCCGCCCATTATCAGAAAAAGAGAGGACGCTTGAGAACCTTGAGCCGCCGATCACTGAAATACTGAGGCTTTACTCTGATATCACAAAAGAGCTTGCATTCCATGCCCCGCCGCAGATGCCGCCCTCACGAATAACCCTGGATTGCGAGCGGGAGTATCTTTCGTTAAACGGCCAGCTCAACAGGCTGACGCTGTATTTTGGGGCTCTTAAACGATGCGAACGAAGTGCGATTGTTCTTCCATGTGAAGCGAAACTCTGTTCTTCTGATGCCCCGACGGTTAAAACAGGTTCCCTGCGAGAATATGTTTATGAACCTGAACCTTCTGTTGTGAAGGCTGAGCTCCAAAATGAACTGGCTCAAACTCTGGCATCTGAGGGATATGAAATATTTTACTATGACGGGAATGAAAAGCGCACTCTTTTGACATCATCGCGGCTGATCGACTCACCTTTTTTTAAGGATAGATACATGGTTTTAGGGAAGACGGGAAGGGATATACCTGAGATTAAGAAGATCCTGAAAAAAGAACAAGCCGGAAAAGTCGTCCTGCGCTTTGATATCGATCCGATAGAATACTGGGAGGTCAGGAAGGAGCTGGAGGATGGGTTGACCGGAAGCAGGAATTTGCACGTGTTCGGGTTCCGCGATGAGGTTCTGGTAGTGGAGAAGATCAGGTCCCATCCCGTATGAGGCATTTTTCATCAATAAAGTCTTTATATCATTAACCTAAAATAATGATTGGGCCTTTGCAGCAAAAAAGATACCACCATCCACCCAAACAACTATTTTCTTTCTGCAAAGGCTTCTTTTTTGGGTTCAGATTCCCCGAACATTGCCAAACGTCAAATGCCATTTGAATGATACTACCAAACTATTTATCTAACTTAATCCAATTAAAAATGGGTGCCGGATTTTATGGTAGATATAATATCAACAATGATTGCAGTAGTAGTGATAGTAATTATTCTTGCACAATCGATTAAAGTTGTTCGGGAATATGAGCGAGTTGTGATTTTCAGGATGGGGAGACTGTTCGGGGCGAAAGGGCCTGGTATATTCCTCATTATACCTATAGTAGATAGCCCCGTGAAGGTAGACCTGCGGATAATTACGATAGACGTGCCAAAGCAGACCATAATCACCAGGGATAACGTCAGCGTGGACGTGGACGCGGTGATTTATTATCGGGTCGTGGACCCCACATTTGCAGTTACAAAAGTTGAGAATTACAGGATAGCCACAAGCATGCTTGGTCAGACAACGCTGAGGGACATCCTCGGGCAGATCGAACTGGACGACCTGCTGGCGAAGCGCGAAGAATTGAATAAGAAACTCCAGGCAGTCCTTGATGTGGCAACGGAACCCTGGGGTATCAAGATCACGGCTGTCACGATACGCGACGTTGCCCTGCCGGAGTCGATGATGCGGGCAATTGCGAAACAGGCAGAGGCCGAAAGAGAGCGGCGCTCCAGGATCATCCTTGCGGAGGGAGAATTCCAGGCAAGCCAGAAGATGATGGAAGCGGCCGAATTATACCAGAAAGTTCCCATTGCCATGAAATTGCGAGAACTGCAGACACTTGCCGAGATCGCACGTGAGAAGAACATGATAGTGGTCACAACAGGCGGGCCGGGAGCTGATGCAGGCACCATTGCAGGACTGACAAGAGCTTTCACGAAGGCTGAAAAGTAATGGGATCATTACCTGCCTTTGTCTTTTTGTTTGCCGTCCTTCTCATTCCGGCAGCAAATGCACAGGTAATGGTAGTAGAACTGAAGGATACCATTACTTCGGCAAGCGAAGGTATTGTAATCGAGGCGCTTGAAAGTGCAAGGCTTGCGAATGCGCAGGCACTGATAATCACCCTTAACACCCCCGGCGGGGGACTCGATGAGACAAAAAGGATCCTTGAAGACATCGACGCATCACCAATACCGGTAATCGGCTACGTGTATCCGAAAGGGGCTACTGCATGGTCGGCCGGCACCCTCATTCTCCTTGGCACGGATATAGCGGCAATGGCCCCCAACACGATAATCGGGTCTGCCCAGCCTGTAGAGGTGACGTCAGAAGGTCTTAAACCGATCACTGAGGACAAGATCGTAAATGCGGTTGTGGCGCTTGCGGAAGAGAAAGCCAG from Candidatus Methanoperedens sp. includes:
- a CDS encoding Xaa-Pro peptidase family protein, whose protein sequence is MKLNLPGSEAFLMVAESAHNADMYYATGFLAVDSFIYLNSESEKLLVSDMEKGRAKNESRVKDVISSSKYGIMEKIRKSRDAEAAYCEMICEFLRSENLKRIAVPYNFPVHLADCMRKEGFDVIPIKSPFRDMREVKKEYEIRAIEKAQRAGEKALAEGIGAIKKARIKNGTLWGENVPLRTEDVGAMIEMSLLSQGCEAGDIIIACGKGSSDPHWQGEGELLADEPIVIDMVPRTKKERYYSDMTRTVMRGAPAEEFRDMYSAVKQAQVAALAKIKAGVNGSDIHNIVCDVLEERGYETGRGKSGEFTEGFIHSTGHGVGLDIHEGPNLGESGKELKAGAVVTVEPGLYYKKIGGVRLEDVVVVTRSGCKNLTMFEKNLVLE
- the map gene encoding type II methionyl aminopeptidase — its product is MKETEENVEKYRRAGKILSEVRAQAMKKVEEGASLLSVAEFTENLIREKGGEPAFPVNISRNDEAAHSTPSFNDKAVFGKDMVKLDIGVHIDGYIADTAVTVDLSGNPELVKAAETALSDALKFIHAGVNTSDIGGVIENAITSFGYKPIINLTGHGLAQYIQHAPPSIPNKKLPHGVELEEGDIVAIEPFATDGGGKIYDAGNAEIYHLVSNRPVRLPAARALLQKIETYKTLPFAKRWLGDRIDFAMLALVKANIIQPYPILKEIEGGLISQAEHTIIVTADGCEVITG
- a CDS encoding methyltransferase domain-containing protein, with the translated sequence MTRDKRTIKFTKPVISNKEGMQLATPEIVAGYIAKRLKTDIIADLGCGIGGQVIFLARECRKVYAVERNPDKLEYARRNCELYNVKNVEFILGDALSRSTKEKVWDANIVFSDPARPLSEKERTLENLEPPITEILRLYSDITKELAFHAPPQMPPSRITLDCEREYLSLNGQLNRLTLYFGALKRCERSAIVLPCEAKLCSSDAPTVKTGSLREYVYEPEPSVVKAELQNELAQTLASEGYEIFYYDGNEKRTLLTSSRLIDSPFFKDRYMVLGKTGRDIPEIKKILKKEQAGKVVLRFDIDPIEYWEVRKELEDGLTGSRNLHVFGFRDEVLVVEKIRSHPV
- a CDS encoding slipin family protein; its protein translation is MVDIISTMIAVVVIVIILAQSIKVVREYERVVIFRMGRLFGAKGPGIFLIIPIVDSPVKVDLRIITIDVPKQTIITRDNVSVDVDAVIYYRVVDPTFAVTKVENYRIATSMLGQTTLRDILGQIELDDLLAKREELNKKLQAVLDVATEPWGIKITAVTIRDVALPESMMRAIAKQAEAERERRSRIILAEGEFQASQKMMEAAELYQKVPIAMKLRELQTLAEIAREKNMIVVTTGGPGADAGTIAGLTRAFTKAEK